The Lycium ferocissimum isolate CSIRO_LF1 chromosome 10, AGI_CSIRO_Lferr_CH_V1, whole genome shotgun sequence genome window below encodes:
- the LOC132032856 gene encoding protein TIFY 6B-like isoform X1 translates to MERDFMGLNIKDSLLVVKEEPVESCKETGFRWNLSSKVGGPHFISLNSSQDEKPFKAGEIQNVHAMLPFNMSNPSYKTHFGGAAQNSAAATMNQQLLAGIPVTAPHSILPSRGSVAGTTDWFNSKGSAAPAQLTIFYGGTVNVFDDISPEKAQAIMFLAGSGCPPNVVQPRFQLQASAPKPAAADGACVNQAPNMLPASGLSSPMSVSSHPIGQSDGSSGNKDDMKISKTANTSVETPKVVTSLGPVGTTTIMTAAVPQARKASLARFLEKRKERVMNLAPYSLNKKSPECSTPESNGVGFSATSSVATSPLLPGKEI, encoded by the exons ATGGAGAGAGACTTTATGGGATTGAATATTAAAGATTCTCTACTTGTTGTTAAGGAAGAACCTGTTGAAAGCTGCAAAGAAACtg GGTTTCGCTGGAACTTGTCGAGCAAGGTAGGTGGACCCCATTTCATATCTTTGAACTCTTCTCAAGATGAAAAACCCTTCAAAGCTGGTGAAATCCAG AATGTGCATGCAATGCTTCCGTTTAACATGAGCAATCCCTCCTACAAGACTCATTTTGGTGGTGCTGCCCAGAATTCTGCAGCTGCGACGATGAACCAGCAGCTTCTTGCTGGGATTCCCGTTACAGCTCCTCATTCAATACTTCCATCCCGTGGCTCTGTGGCTGGGACTACTGATTG GTTTAATTCCAAAGGATCTGCAGCACCTGCTCAACTGACCATCTTCTATGGTGGGACGGTCAATGTCTTCGATGATATTTCTCCTGAAAAG GCACAGGCTATTATGTTTTTGGCTGGAAGTGGTTGCCCTCCTAATGTGGTGCAACCAAGGTTTCAACTTCAGGCATCTGCACCCAAACCTGCTGCTGCAGATGGCGCTTGTGTGAACCAAGCTCCAAATATGCTGCCTGCCTCGGGTCTTTCCAGCCCTATGTCCGTTTCTTCCCATCCCATTGGCCAATCTGATGGCAGTTCTGGAAACAAAGATGACATGAAGATATCTAAAACTGCAAACACTTCAGTGGAGACTCCAAAGGTTGTGACATCACTAGGACCTGTTGGGACGACTACCATAATGACAGCAG CGGTTCCACAGGCTAGGAAAGCATCTCTTGCTCGGTTTCTGGAGAAGCGGAAGGAAAG GGTGATGAACTTAGCACCATATAGCCTCAACAAGAAATCACCCGAGTGCTCTACCCCGGAGTCCAACGGAGTTGGTTTCTCTGCAACTTCCAGTGTCGCTACTAGTCCTCTGTTACCCGGTAAGGAGATCTAG
- the LOC132032856 gene encoding protein TIFY 6B-like isoform X2, with protein sequence MERDFMGLNIKDSLLVVKEEPVESCKETGFRWNLSSKVGGPHFISLNSSQDEKPFKAGEIQNSAAATMNQQLLAGIPVTAPHSILPSRGSVAGTTDWFNSKGSAAPAQLTIFYGGTVNVFDDISPEKAQAIMFLAGSGCPPNVVQPRFQLQASAPKPAAADGACVNQAPNMLPASGLSSPMSVSSHPIGQSDGSSGNKDDMKISKTANTSVETPKVVTSLGPVGTTTIMTAAVPQARKASLARFLEKRKERVMNLAPYSLNKKSPECSTPESNGVGFSATSSVATSPLLPGKEI encoded by the exons ATGGAGAGAGACTTTATGGGATTGAATATTAAAGATTCTCTACTTGTTGTTAAGGAAGAACCTGTTGAAAGCTGCAAAGAAACtg GGTTTCGCTGGAACTTGTCGAGCAAGGTAGGTGGACCCCATTTCATATCTTTGAACTCTTCTCAAGATGAAAAACCCTTCAAAGCTGGTGAAATCCAG AATTCTGCAGCTGCGACGATGAACCAGCAGCTTCTTGCTGGGATTCCCGTTACAGCTCCTCATTCAATACTTCCATCCCGTGGCTCTGTGGCTGGGACTACTGATTG GTTTAATTCCAAAGGATCTGCAGCACCTGCTCAACTGACCATCTTCTATGGTGGGACGGTCAATGTCTTCGATGATATTTCTCCTGAAAAG GCACAGGCTATTATGTTTTTGGCTGGAAGTGGTTGCCCTCCTAATGTGGTGCAACCAAGGTTTCAACTTCAGGCATCTGCACCCAAACCTGCTGCTGCAGATGGCGCTTGTGTGAACCAAGCTCCAAATATGCTGCCTGCCTCGGGTCTTTCCAGCCCTATGTCCGTTTCTTCCCATCCCATTGGCCAATCTGATGGCAGTTCTGGAAACAAAGATGACATGAAGATATCTAAAACTGCAAACACTTCAGTGGAGACTCCAAAGGTTGTGACATCACTAGGACCTGTTGGGACGACTACCATAATGACAGCAG CGGTTCCACAGGCTAGGAAAGCATCTCTTGCTCGGTTTCTGGAGAAGCGGAAGGAAAG GGTGATGAACTTAGCACCATATAGCCTCAACAAGAAATCACCCGAGTGCTCTACCCCGGAGTCCAACGGAGTTGGTTTCTCTGCAACTTCCAGTGTCGCTACTAGTCCTCTGTTACCCGGTAAGGAGATCTAG
- the LOC132032857 gene encoding plant UBX domain-containing protein 2: protein MGDMKDKMKGFMKKVSFSSSGKFKGQGRVLGTSSSNTSSNHVNNISSQNRQNQPLKTQTLPQKPSNSVSRIDEKTEKMDGFDPSSQNKQNQPLKSQTLPQKPSNSVSRIEVKSERSERKDGFDPYGELITSGERNKNGYSLNVFECPVCGCGFVSEEEVTIHVDSCLSSDVESKVEVKSELESCVSLYVSGKPEEGSVEVVIKLLKNIVKEPENPKFRKIRMGNVKIKEAIGDVVGGVELLEFVGFELKEEGGEIWAVMDVPKEEQLVVLKNVVSLLEPKKVEELASVSEVKASEPVVPKKIDRQIKVFFSVSESVAAKIVLPDSFFNLSSEELRREAEMKRKKLEESKLLIPKSYREKQAKAARKKYTKSIIRIQFPDGVLLQGVFLPSEPTSALYEFVSSALKEPSLEFELLHPVLVKRRVIPHFPAAGERAITLEEEDLIPSALLKFKPIETDSVVFTGLCNELLEISEPLETGSVALK, encoded by the exons ATGGGTGATATGAAGGATAAAATGAAAGGTTTCATGAAaaaagtttcattttcttcatcagGTAAGTTTAAAGGTCAAGGTAGAGTATTAGGTACTAGTTCATCTAATACTTCTTCAAATCATGTTAATAATATTTCATCACAAAATAGACAAAACCAACCTTTAAAAACACAAACTTTACCTCAAAAACCAAGTAATTCTGTTTCAAGAATTGatgaaaaaactgaaaaaatgGATGGTTTTGATCCTTCATCCCAAAATAAGCAAAACCAACCTTTAAAGTCACAAACTTTACCTCAAAAACCAAGTAATTCTGTTTCAAGAAttgaggttaaaagtgaaagaagtgaaagaaaggATGGTTTTGATCCATATGGTGAGTTAATTACTAGTGGTGAAAGGAACAAAAATGGTTATTCATTAAATGTTTTTGAATGTCCTGTTTGTGGTTGTGGTTTTGTATCTGAAGAAGAAGTGACAATTCATGTTGATAGTTGTTTAAGTAGTGATGTTGAAAgtaaagttgaagttaaaagtgaattgGAAAGTTGTGTTAGTTTATATGTTTCTGGAAAGCCTGAAGAAGGGTCAGTTGAGGTTGTTATAAAGTTGTTAAAGAATATCGTTAAGGAACCGGAGAATCCTAAGTTTAGGAAAATAAGGATGGGAAATGTGAAGATAAAGGAAGCTATAGGTGATGTTGTTGGAGGAGTGGAGTTATTGGAATTTGTTGGATTTGAGTTGAAAGAAGAAGGTGGTGAAATTTGGGCTGTGATGGACGTTCCGAAAGAAGAACAACTTGTTGTACTTAAGAATGTGGTGTCGCTATTGGAACCGaagaaagttgaagagttgGCGTCGGTGTCTGAAGTTAAGGCAAGTGAACCGGTCGTGCCGAAGAAGATTGATAGACAG ATTAAGGTGTTCTTTTCTGTTTCCGAGAGCGTAGCAGCAAAAATTGTGCTACCTGACTCGTTCTTTAACCTCTCAAGCGAGGAATTGAGAAGAGAGGCAGAGATGAAGAGGAAGAAACTAGAAGAGTCGAAATTATTGATTCCTAAATCTTATCGGGAAAAGCAAGCAAAAGCTGCAAGAAAGAAGTACACAAAATCCATTATCCGAATACAGTTTCCAGATGGAGTATTGCTTCAAGGTGTCTTTCTACCTTCTGAGCCAACTAGTGCACTTTATGAG tttgtgAGCTCGGCGTTAAAGGAACCAAGCTTAGAGTTTGAATTGTTACATCCGGTGCTTGTTAAGAGGCGGGTGATTCCCCATTTTCCAGCTGCCGGGGAGAGGGCTATAACACTTGAGGAGGAGGATTTGATTCCTTCAGCTCTACTCAAATTTAAACCTATCGAAACAGATTCCGTTGTTTTCACAGGTCTTTGCAATGAGCTTCTTGAAATCAGCGAGCCCCTCGAGACTGGATCAGTTGCTTTGAAGTGA